A segment of the Streptomyces sp. NBC_00376 genome:
AAGGGGCGGCCTCCCCCGCGGGAGCCGCCCCCTCGACCTACGTCCCCGTACCCGTACGTACGTCCTCGTCAGTCCCGGTCGCCGAGCATCGACTCGACGCCCGCCCGGATCTCGTCCGTCGCCAGGCCCCGGATCGTGAGCGTGGTGCGGCGGCGCAGCACGTCGTCCGCCGTCTCGGCCCACTCGTGGTCACGGGCGTAGGCGACCTGCGCCCAGATCTCCGGCGCGTCCGGGTGGATGCGCTCGGCCAGCGCCGGGTTCTCGTTCGCCATCCGGGCGATGTCGAAGGAGAGCGAACCGTAGTGCGTGGCGAGGTGCCGCGCGGTGTCGGCCGACATCCGGGGACCCGGCGCGGCGCCGTCGATCAGCAGCCGGTGCGCCACCGCGTTCGGGTTGGCGATGCCGGGCAGCGGGAGCTTCTTCGGCAGCCGCGAGATCGGCTCCATGTCCTCCGCGAGCGGGTGCCCGGGGAGCGCGGCCAGCTTGCTCATCACCGTACGGCCGATGTGGCGGAACGTCGTCCACTTGCCGCCCGCGACCGACAGCATCCCGCCGCGCCCCTCCGTCACGACCGTCTCGCGCTTGGCCTTGGACGTGTCGCCGGGGCCGCCCGGCAGCACCCGCAGACCGGCGAAGGAGTACGTGATCAGATCGCGCGAGAGCTGCTGGTCCCGGATGGAGAACGCCGCCTCGTCGAGGATCTGTGCGGTGTCCTTCTCGTTGACCGCGACGTCCGCGGGATCGCCCTCGTACGCCTCGTCCGTCGTGCCGAGCAGCAGCATGTCCTCCCACGGCAGGGCGAACGTGATGCGGTACTTGTCGATCGGGGTGGCCAGCGCGGCCTTCCACGGACGGGTGCGCTTCAGGACTAGGTGCGCGCCCTTGGACAGGCGTATGGAAGGCGCCGCGTCCGGGTTCTCCATCCTGCGCAGGTGGTCGACCCACGGCCCGGTGGCGTTCAGCACGAGACGGGCGTTGACACCGAACTCCGTGCCGTCCAGGCGGTCCTCGAGATCGGCGCCGGTCACCCGGCCCCTGGTGAACCGCAGCCCGGTCACCGCCGCGTGGTTGAGCACGACCGCACCCGCGTCGACGGCCGCGCGCACCGTCATCAGCGCCATCCGGGCGTCGTTCATCTGGTCGTCGCCGTAGACCGCGACGGCCTTCAGGTTGTCCGTACGCAGCTCCGGCACATCGCGCCGGGCCTTCGCCGGGCTGATGACATGCCCGACGCCGTCACCGAACGCGGAGAGCGCCGAGTAGGCGAACACCCCCGCGCCGAGCTTGGCCGCGCCGTGCGGGCCGCCCTTGTAGACCGGCAGGTAGAAGGTGAGCGGATTGGCCAGGTGGGGGGCCACCTGGCGGGACACCGCACGGCGCTCGAAGTGGTTCTCCGCGACCAGCTTCACCGCGCCGGTCTGCAGGTAGCGCAGACCGCCGTGGAGCAGCTTGGAGGAGGCGGAGGAAGTGGCGCCGGCGAAGTCGCCGGCGTCCACCAGAGCCACCCGCAGCCCGGACTGCGCGGCGTGCCAGGCGGTGGAGATGCCCAGGATGCCGCCACCGATCACCAGGAGGTCGTACGCCGCCTTGGACAGCTGCTCCCGGGTTTCGGCACGGCTCGGGAGGGAGCCGGAGGCCGGGTGGGTCCCGAGGGCCGGGACGCTCTGCAGGGTGGTCATGTCGATTACTCCTCGTCTTCGATCCAGCCCATGGTCCGTTCCACGGCCTTGAGCCAGCTCTTGTACTCGCGGTCGCGGGTGTCCGCGTCCATGCGGGGGGTCCACTCGGCGGCCCGGCGCCAGTTGGCGCGCAGCGCGTCGGTGTCCGGCCAGAAGCCGACGGCCAGACCGGCGGCGTAGGCGGCGCCGAGGCAGGTCGTCTCGGCGACCATGGGCCGCACCACGGGCGCGTCCAGGAAGTCGGCGAGCGTCTGCATCAGCAGGTTGTTGGAGGTCATGCCGCCGTCGACCTTCAGGGCGGTCAGCTCGACCCCGGAGTCCTTGGTCATGGCGTCGGTGATCTCGCGGGTCTGCCAGGCGGTGGCCTCCAGGACGGCACGGGCGATGTGTGCCTTGGTGACGTACCTGGTCAGACCGGCGATGACACCGCGGGCGTCGGAGCGCCAGTACGGGGCGAACAGACCGGAGAACGCGGGCACGAAGTACGCGCCGCCGTTGTCCTCGACCGAGGAGGCCAGGGTCTCGATCTCGGCCGCGGACTTGATCAGGCCCATCTGGTCGCGCATCCACTGCACCAGCGAACCGGTGACGGCGATGGAGCCCTCCAGGGCGTAGACCGGCTTCTGGTCGCCGATCCGGTACCCGACGGTCGTCAGCAGCCCGTTGTACGAGTTGACGGGCGTCTCACCGGTGTTCATCAGCATGAAGGTGCCGGTGCCGTACGTGGACTTGGCCTCGCCCTCGGAGAAGCAGGTCTGGCCGAAGAGGGCCGCCTGCTGGTCACCGAGCGCGGACGCCACCGGGACCCCGTCGAGCACGCCGCCCTTGGCGTTGCCGTACACCTCGGCGGAGGAACGGATCTCGGGGAGCACCGCGGCCGGGATCTCCATCGACTGCAGGATCCGCTCGTCCCACTGCATCTCGTGCAGGTTCATCAGGAGGGTGCGCGAGGCGTTGGTGACGTCGGTGACGTGGACGCCGCCGTCGGTGCCGCCGGTCAGGTTCCAGATGACCCAGGAGTCCATGGTGCCGAAGAGGATGTCGCCGCGCTCGGCGCGCTCGCGCAGCCCCTCGACGTTGTCGAGCAGCCAGCGGACCTTGGGGCCGGCGAAGTAAGAGGCGAGCGGCAGCCCGGTCTCGCGGCGGAAACGGTCCTGCCCGACATTGCGGCCGAGCTCCTTGCAGAGCGCGTCCGTCCGGGTGTCCTGCCAGACGAGGGCGTTGTGGACCGGCTCACCGGTGTTCTTGTCCCAGAGCAGCGTGGTCTCGCGCTGGTTCGTGATGCCGATCGCCTTCACGTCGGCGGCGGTGATGCCCGCCTTGACGATGGCGCCGGCCACGACTTCCTGGACGTTCTCCCAGATCTCGGTCGCGTTGTGCTCGACCCAGCCCGGCTTCGGGAAGATCTGCTCGTGCTCCTTCTGGTCGACGGAGACGATCCGGCCGTCCTTGTCGAAGACGATGCAGCGGCTGGAGGTGGTGCCCTGGTCGATGGCCGCGATGAACGGGCCGGTGGTGTGTGCGTCGGTCACGGTGTGCTCCCGGAAGTCTGTGTGGTCGTGAGGGTTGCGGCTCTGGGCGCCACGGCTCAGGCGAAGGCGACGTTGTAGAGGCCGCCCGCGATCGCGCCGCCGATGAGCGGTCCGGCGACCGGGATCCACGCGTAGCCCCAGTCGGAACCGCCCTTGTTCGGCAACGGCAGCAGCGCGTGCACGATACGCGGACCGAGGTCGCGAACCGGGTTGATCGCGTAGCCCGTCGGGCCGCCGAGCGAGAGACCGATACCGACGACCACCAGGGCGGTGACCAGCGCGCCGAGCGTGCCCAGACCGTTGCCCTCGTTGTTCAGGCCCTGGGTGAGGATCGCCAGGACGAGCACGACGGTGGCGATGATCTCCGTGACCAGGTTCTGCACGGCGTGGCGGATCTCGGGACCGGTGGAGAAGATGCCCAGGACCGGCCCGGCCTTCGGGGCGGAGGCCTTGTCGACCATGCCCTCTTCACCCGTGTGGGCGGACAGGATCTCCGGATCCGTGAGGTGTGCCCGGAACTGCCCGTAGTACGTCAGC
Coding sequences within it:
- the glpK gene encoding glycerol kinase GlpK, coding for MTDAHTTGPFIAAIDQGTTSSRCIVFDKDGRIVSVDQKEHEQIFPKPGWVEHNATEIWENVQEVVAGAIVKAGITAADVKAIGITNQRETTLLWDKNTGEPVHNALVWQDTRTDALCKELGRNVGQDRFRRETGLPLASYFAGPKVRWLLDNVEGLRERAERGDILFGTMDSWVIWNLTGGTDGGVHVTDVTNASRTLLMNLHEMQWDERILQSMEIPAAVLPEIRSSAEVYGNAKGGVLDGVPVASALGDQQAALFGQTCFSEGEAKSTYGTGTFMLMNTGETPVNSYNGLLTTVGYRIGDQKPVYALEGSIAVTGSLVQWMRDQMGLIKSAAEIETLASSVEDNGGAYFVPAFSGLFAPYWRSDARGVIAGLTRYVTKAHIARAVLEATAWQTREITDAMTKDSGVELTALKVDGGMTSNNLLMQTLADFLDAPVVRPMVAETTCLGAAYAAGLAVGFWPDTDALRANWRRAAEWTPRMDADTRDREYKSWLKAVERTMGWIEDEE
- a CDS encoding MIP/aquaporin family protein — encoded protein: MSSSDIFIGETIGTAVLILLGGGVCAAVTLKRSKARNAGWLAITFGWGFAVLTGAYLAGGVSGAHLNPAVTIGLAIEGGTEWSDVPLYLGSQLLGAMIGAVLVWLTYYGQFRAHLTDPEILSAHTGEEGMVDKASAPKAGPVLGIFSTGPEIRHAVQNLVTEIIATVVLVLAILTQGLNNEGNGLGTLGALVTALVVVGIGLSLGGPTGYAINPVRDLGPRIVHALLPLPNKGGSDWGYAWIPVAGPLIGGAIAGGLYNVAFA
- a CDS encoding glycerol-3-phosphate dehydrogenase/oxidase, which codes for MTTLQSVPALGTHPASGSLPSRAETREQLSKAAYDLLVIGGGILGISTAWHAAQSGLRVALVDAGDFAGATSSASSKLLHGGLRYLQTGAVKLVAENHFERRAVSRQVAPHLANPLTFYLPVYKGGPHGAAKLGAGVFAYSALSAFGDGVGHVISPAKARRDVPELRTDNLKAVAVYGDDQMNDARMALMTVRAAVDAGAVVLNHAAVTGLRFTRGRVTGADLEDRLDGTEFGVNARLVLNATGPWVDHLRRMENPDAAPSIRLSKGAHLVLKRTRPWKAALATPIDKYRITFALPWEDMLLLGTTDEAYEGDPADVAVNEKDTAQILDEAAFSIRDQQLSRDLITYSFAGLRVLPGGPGDTSKAKRETVVTEGRGGMLSVAGGKWTTFRHIGRTVMSKLAALPGHPLAEDMEPISRLPKKLPLPGIANPNAVAHRLLIDGAAPGPRMSADTARHLATHYGSLSFDIARMANENPALAERIHPDAPEIWAQVAYARDHEWAETADDVLRRRTTLTIRGLATDEIRAGVESMLGDRD